In Labrus bergylta chromosome 11, fLabBer1.1, whole genome shotgun sequence, one genomic interval encodes:
- the LOC136180555 gene encoding serine-aspartate repeat-containing protein G-like yields MLSDSDPSATPDNMEDSSPDNVEDSSPDNVEDSSPDNVEDSSPDNVEDSSPDNVEDSSPDNVEDSSPDNMEDSSPECFLSSLDGLLLFSY; encoded by the coding sequence atgctctcagattcagatccatcagcaacccctgacaacatggaggactcgtcccctgacaacgtggaggactcgtcccccgacaacgtggaggactcgtcccccgacaacgtggaggactcgtcccccgacaacgtggaggactcgtcccccgacaacgtggaggactcgtcccccgacaacgtggaggactcgtcccccgacaacatggaggactcgtcccctgagtgtttcctgtcctctctcgatggtcttcttctcttcagttattaa
- the or55e1 gene encoding olfactory receptor 52K2 — MLEASLGRNFSHSTFVFRGFPGLHRHRRLLALPFCMSYLLVLLGNILLVYVIHSVESLHSPMYLLICTLCVVDILVVTTIIPNMLLSLLFGWDQISLAGCLTQMFFTHFLSSLESTLLLAMALDRYVAICMPLRYAKIIDTSMFVKLLLFTLVRSCSIMATLVGLAGSLEFCNSNTIQHGYCDHMALVRLACDSTEKNSAMGLAVIICFVGLDIPLIFLSYMKILSVVLRAAAAGEDRWRAFHTCGTHLIVMLCFYLVGSITFLSHNLNIPISTDVNTFMGLMYILFPATVNPVIYGVRTKEIRNGFFRIFKLRTKKWMTVKVSPALKT, encoded by the coding sequence ATGTTGGAGGCGTCTCTGGGCAGGAACTTCTCCCACAGCACCTTCGTGTTCAGAGGGTTTCCTGGGCTGCACAGACACCGCCGGCTGCTGGCGCTGCCGTTCTGCATGTCTTAcctgctggtgctgctgggaAACATTCTGCTGGTGTACGTGATCCACAGCGTGGAGAGTCTGCACAGCCCCATGTACCTGCTCATCTGCACGCTCTGCGTCGTCGACATCCTCGTGGTGACCACCATCATCCCCAACATGCTGCTCAGCCTCCTCTTCGGCTGGGACCAGATCTCATTGGCCGGCTGCTTGACTCAGATGTTCTtcactcacttcctgtcttcactGGAGTCCACGCTGCTCTTAGCGATGGCGCTGGATCGTTACGTGGCTATCTGCATGCCGCTGCGCTACGCCAAAATCATAGACACGTCCATGTTTGTGAAGCTGCTGCTCTTCACTCTGGTTCGCAGCTGCTCCATCATGGCCACACTGGTTGGTTTGGCGGGTTCTCTAGAGTTCTGCAACTCCAACACGATCCAGCACGGCTACTGCGACCACATGGCGCTGGTCCGCCTGGCGTGTGacagcacagagaaaaacagcgCCATGGGCCTCGCTGTGATCATCTGCTTTGTGGGCCTGGACATCCCGCTCATCTTCCTCTCCTACATGAAGATCCTGAGTGTCGTCCTGCGGGCGGCCGCCGCTGGCGAGGACCGCTGGAGGGCGTTTCACACCTGTGGCACTCACCTGATCGTCATGCTGTGTTTCTACCTGGTGGGAAGCATCACGTTCCTCTCTCACAACCTGAACATCCCCATATCAACAGACGTCAACACCTTCATGGGGCTCATGTACATCCTGTTTCCCGCGACCGTCAACCCCGTCATCTACGGCGTCCGGACCAAAGAAATACGAAACGGGTTCTTTAGGATTTTCAAACTCAGAACAAAGAAATGGATGACGGTGAAGGTTTCTCCTGCCCTGAAAACATGa